The region GCCCGGTTCCGTGACCGAACTGCCCAGCAAGATGGGCAGCACCGGCAGTACGCACGGCGAGGCGATGGTCAGCAGACCGGCCAGCAGGGCAAAGGGCGTTTCGATGAAGTTGTGCATGGTGGCATTCCAATGTTGGTTGCGATGACCGTATTGGAACGCCTGCACGTATCTGGCTTGTGTCTGCAACACCGCACGGGTGCAATGTTTTGTGTATGTGTACCAGCCAGATACATTGGGACACAAATCATCCGGAGAGTTGTTTTATAAAGCAGTCATTGCCAACCACCTGAAGGAGAACAACATGACCGAAAAACTCTACAAAGGCTCCTGCCACTGCGGCGCCGTCCGTTTTGAAGTACGTACGGCGCTGACGCCGGCCGGACGCTGCAACTGCAGCCTGTGCCGCCGCAAGGGCGCGCTGATGACGCCGATGATCGACGTCGCCGACGTCAATATAGTCAGCGGCGAAGAGTCGCTGACGCTCTACCAGTTCAATACGCGCACGGCGAAACACTATTTCTGCAAGCACTGCGGCATCTATCCGTTCCATCAGACCCGCAAGGCGTCCAATCTCTGGCGCGCCAACGTAGGCTGCCTCGAAGGCGTCGACCCGTATGCACTGGAAGCCTCCGTGGCCGACGGCGCCAGTTTGTCGGTGCTGGAGGACGCATGAGGTATCTGCGGCGCTTTCTGGCGGTATTCGTCTTTGCGATGGGAGGTTTTGCGGCCGAGCTGGCGAAGCCGGTGTATTGCTCGCTGCTCAACGTTGCCAGCACGGCGCCGGCGCGCCGCCGCAAACGAGCTGGGGTATGATCGCCGGCATGGATACAAATTCTCACATTCTGGTCGTCGACGACGACCGCGAAATCCGCACCCTGCTGGCGGAGTACCTCGACGCCAATGGATTTCGCACGCTGACGGCGACCAACGGAGCCGACATGCGCAAGGTGCTCGATGAAACGCGCGTGGACCTGATTGTGCTGGACCTGACCCTGCCCGGCGAGGACGGCCTGACGCTATGCCGCAACCTGCGCGCGCAGTCGAACGTGCCGGTGATCATGCTGACCGCGCGCGGCGAACCGCTGGACCGCATCCTCGGCCTGGAAATGGGCGCCGATGACTACCTGGCCAAGCCGTTCGAGCCGCGGGAACTGTTCGCACGCATACGCAGCGTGCTGCGCCGGACCCTGGCGCTGCCGCCGAGCATGATGCGCCCGGAAGCCAAGACCATGCATTTCTCCGGCTGGACGCTGGACCTGACCGCGCGCCATCTACTTAATCCGGAAGGCGTGGTGGTGGCCTTGTCGGGCGCGGAGTTCCGCATGCTCAAGGTCTTCCTCGACCATCCCAATCGCATTCTCAACCGCGACCAGTTGCTGGAACTGACCCAGGGCCGCGAAGCCGATCCCTTCGATCGCTCGGTGGATATCCAGATCAGCCGCCTGCGCCAGAAGCTGGGCGACGACGCCCGCACCCCGACCATCATCAAGACCATTCGCAACGAGGGTTATGTGCTGGCCACGGCCGTGACATCGGAGGATGCCGGATGAATCATCTCTTCGCCCCGCTGCGCGAGTTCTTCGGCTCGATCGGCAACCGCGTCTTCCTGATCCTGCTGGCGGGCATCCTGGTGGCGACGGTCACGACCACCTGGCTGGCCTCCAACGAGCGTCGCAACACCATGCGCGAACTGCGCTACCAGCACGTCGCCGAGCGCGTCGAGCAGGTGGTGCAGGCGCTCGACCCGCTCACCCCGGAAGCGCGCGACGTGGTCTTGCACGCGGCCGACAACTTCGGCTTTGAAGCTGCCGTCGTCAACGAGGTCGGCGATACGCAGAGACCAAGCACCAGCCCGATGGCCGACATCCTGAAATCGCGGCTGGGCGAAGATCGCCAGGTCGTGGTCCAGCGCGAAACCGACTGCGCGCCGCGCAGACCGCGCAACGCTCCTGCGGACGCTCCAGGCCTCAACCGCAATGAACGACCGCACAGTGACACCTGCCGCGTGATCTATGTCAGCCTGCGCGACAAGGCGCTGCTGCGCCTGCGCCTGCACATGCCGGGCGATCCCCCTGCGCTGCGAGGTCGCGGCGGCATGGGTCCTCCCGGCAGTCCCTACATCCTGCTGTTCCTGGTGCTGATCGCGATGCTGGCGTATGTGGTGGCGCGCATGGCGGCGCGGCCGATCAAGCATCTTGCCAGCGCCGCGACCGAACTCGGACGCGACATCGATCACCCGCCGCTGGCCGAAAAAGGGCCGACCGAAATCCGCCAGGCGGCCAAGGCTTTCAACGCCATGCAGATGCGCATCCGGCGCCAGATCCAGCATCGCACGCACATGCTGGCGGCGATCACCCATGACTTGCAGACGCCGCTGACGCGCCTGCGCCTGCGGCTGGAAAAAGTGGAAGACAAGGAATTGCAGCAGAAGCTGGTGGACGATCTTGCCGTGATGCAAATCATGGTGCGCGAGGGACTGGACCTGGCGCGCAGCATGGATTCATCGGAAGCGATGCAGCGGCTGGACATCGACTCCCTGCTCGACAGCGTGTGCGCCGATGCATCCGACGCCGGCCAGCAGGTTGAACTGCAGGGACGCACGCGCGCCTTTGTCGTGGCCCAACCCAATGCACTGCGCCGCTGCCTGACCAACCTGCTCGACAACGCCTTCAAGTACGGCCAGCGCGCCGAGGTATCGATCGCGCTCGACGACCTGTTGCCCAACCGGGTGCTGATCCGCATCCGCGATCACGGCCCCGGCATTCCCGAGAGCCAGCTGGAAACGGTGTTCGAACCTTTTTACCGGCTGGAAACATCGCGCTCGCGCGATACCGGCGGCACCGGGCTAGGGCTGACGATTGCCCGCAATATCGCGGAAAATCACGGCGCCTTGCTGGACCTGCGCAACCACGCCAAAGGCGGATTGGAAGTCTTGCTGTCGCTGCCGCTGAAGCAGACAAAACGGGCGCGTTAAAAGTAGTTAAGACCGAGCGCACCACGCACTTCCGAGACGGTCTGCGCCGCCGCTGCGCGCGCTCGCTCGGTGCCGCGACGCAGGATCGCCAGCACTTCGCCGCGATCCTGCTGCCATTGCTCGCGGCGGGTGCGGATCGGCTCCAGCAATTCCTGCAGGTGGCCTTCGAGGCGACGCTTGAGCACGCTGTCGCCGAGACCGCCGCGGCGGTAATGCTGCTTCAGCTCTTCCAGCGCCACACGGTCCGGCTCGAAGGCGTCGAGGAAAGCGAACACCACATTGCCCTCTACCTGGCCCGGATCGTCAACCCGCAAATGGTTGGGGTCGGTGTACATGCGCTGCACCGCCTGCTTGATCTCGGCCGGCGAGGCGCCCAGCGCGATCGCATTGCCCAGCGACTTGCTCATCTTGGCCTTGCCGTCGATGCCGGGCAGGCGTCCGGTTTCGGACAGCACTTCCTTGCATTCCACCAGTACTTCCTTGCCGACCACGTTGTTGAAGCGGCGCACCAGTTCATTGGTCTGCTCGATCATGGGCAACTGGTCGTTGCCGACCGGCACCAGCGTGGCCTTGAAGGCGCTGATGTCGGCTGCCTGGCTGACCGGATAGGTCAGGAAGCCGGCCGGGATGTCGCGCTCGAAACCGCGCAGGCGGATCTCTTCCTTGATGGTCGGGTTGCGCTCCAGGCGCGATACGGTAACCAGATTGAGCAGGTGCATCGACAACTCGTACAGCTCGGTGACTTGCGACTGGATGAAGATGGTGGATTTTTCCGGATCGATGCCGACGGCCAGGTAGTCGAGTGCGACTTCGACGACGTTTTCGGTGACTTTCTGATGACGGCCGACGTTATCGGTCATGGCCTGGGTATCGGCCAGCAACAGGAACTGGCTGGCCTCGTCCTGCAACTGCACGCGCGACACCAGCGAGCCGATGTAATGGCCCAGGTGCAAAGGACCGGTCGGACGGTCGCCGGTCAGGACGATGGGACGCGCAGTCGACGGCTTGTTGGAAACAATGGAAGTTGCGGATGCTGGCGAATCATTCAAGGACATGGTCACTCCGGTAATTTCGGAACGCCGCCAGTCTCGCCGCATAAAACAATGCCGCCCGGACCGGCGGCATCACATTGACAAAAGCTGTACTACAAAGCTGTGCAAAAGCGGGCCACCCGAATCAGGTGCGCCACCAATGCCGGAGTTGTAGTGAGGGATGAATTCTGGATTGCATCCGTTAAGTATAGCATCAAGGCTTGGGCATGATGCACTGCAAAAGCCATGCCCACACCGGCTTTCCATTAAAAAAACCGCATCGCTTGCACGATGCGGTTGTTGGATGTTCATGCGCTCAGGACATCAGTATGCGCCCGGCGGCGGACCGTAATATCCCGGGGGCGGGCCGTAGTAACCCGGAGGCGGTGGCGGCGGTGCGTAATAGTAACGGCGCGGATGATAGCTGTAGACCGTGGCGGCCTGCTGCGTCTGGATCTGGTTGCCCTTGCTGTACATGCATTGGCTGTAGGTCATGTCGTAGCGTTGCTGCATCGAATAATTGCCACCCGCCGCTGCGTTGCTACCGGCCGCGCTGCCAACAAGCAAACCGCCGCCGGCGCCGATCGCGGCACCGGCGCCGGCGTTACCTGAAGCCGCACCGATCAATGCGCCGGCCACGGCACCGATGGCAGTGCCTGCTGCGGCACTGTTGGTGGCATTATTTTGCGTCGATTGTGCCTGGCCGCCGATGGCCTCCTGGGCATATTGCTGGCATTGCATCTGCTCGCCGCGGAATTGCTCGTACGACTTGCCGTTGCCCGGCATGGCCATGACCGATGGGCCGGTCGGCACGCTGACGCAGCCGCCCAGTGCGAGCAAGGCGGCGACGGCGCCGAGCGTACCGGCTGTTTTATGGATTGGTTTCACGATGAGGTCCTTGAAAAGGATGTCCGGAATTTGTCTGAAGTCTGGTTGCGACCGCACTTTATTGCGGCGGCGGCTGACCGCCGCTCGGACCGTTCGGCACGACCTTCATCCAGTTGCTGGGGCAGCTCTGGACATAGGGGTAGTAGCCCTTGGATTCTTGGCAGTAGTACCAGTAGTTTCCCTGCGCCGGGCTCTGTTCGATGTAGACCGGCGGTGCGGCAGGTTGGACATACACCGGCGGCGGATAATAGACCGGCGCCGGATAGTAGGCCGGTGGCGGTATCCAGAGCGGCCCGCCGATGTACACACCGAAACGGGTGTGTGCTGAACTTGCCCCGCTTGCCGCCATGCAACCCAGCGCAAGCAATCCCAACAAAGCTGCTTTTCTCATCTTCGCCTCGCGTATTTCGTAGAGACGGCACGCGCCATCCCGCTCCATTCAATATACGCAAAACGGCAAGATTTCAACGGCTTTGTTTCAATTCGTAACCCTATTTAAGAAAGCTGTACATGGCGCTACAAAGCCTGATACATGCGGGTTTCCGGAGAGCGGAAACAAACACGCCGCTCTTTGGAAGCGGCGTGTAGGCAAAGCGGAAATCCTGCTGAAAACCGGCCGTCAAGGCCCGCAAGAAGTTACTTCGGCCCGGTCATTTCTTCCGGTTTGATCCACTGCGCAAACTGCTCTTCGGTAACATAACCGAGGGCCAGCGCAGCCTGTTTCAACGTGGTGCCGTCGTGATGCGCCTGCTTGGCGATCTTGGCGGCCTTGTCGTAGCCGATATGCGGCGCCAGCGCGGTCACCAGCATCAGCGAACGCTCCCTCAGGTCGGCAATGCGGTCGCGGTTGGCTTCGATGCCCTGCGCGCAGTGGTCGTCAAAGCTGTCCATGCCGTCGGCCAGCAGACGCACGCTTTGCAGGAAGTTGTGGACGATCACCGGCTTGAACACGTTCAGTTCGAAATTGCCGGAGGCGCCGCCGATATTGATCGCGACGTCGTTGCCGAACACTTGCGCGCACAGCATGGTCAGCGCCTCGCATTGCGTCGGGTTGACCTTGCCCGGCATGATCGAGCTGCCCGGTTCGTTTTCCGGGATGGTGATCTCGCCGAGACCGGAACGCGGGCCGGAAGCCAGCCAGCGCACGTCGTTGGCGATCTTCATGAGCGCCGCCGCCAGCGTCTTCAAGGCGCCGTGCGCCGACACCAGGGCATCGTGGCTGGCCAGCGCGGCGAATTTGTTGGGCGCGGTCTTGAACGGGAAGCCGTAGTGCTTCTCCAGCTCGGCGGCGACACGCGCGCCGAATTCCGGATGGGCATTGAGGCCGGTGCCGACTGCGGTGCCGCCGGCCGCCAGCTCGCTGACGGCATTGAGCGTCGAAATGATCGCCATTTCGGCGTGCGTGAGTTGCGCAACGTAACCCGAGAATTCCTGGCCCAGCGTCAGCGGTGTGGCGTCCTGCAAATGCGTGCGGCCGATCTTGACGATGTCCTTGAATTCTTCCGACTTGCGTTCCAGCGTCGCACGCAGCTTGTGCAGCATGGGCACCAGGTGGGTGGCGACGGCCAGGCTGGCCGCCACGTGCATGGCGGTGGGGAAGATATCGTTGGACGACTGGCTCTGGTTGACGTCGTCGTTGGGATGGATCTTGCGCTCTTCGCCGCGCACGCCGCCCAGCAGTTCCGAAGCGCGATTGGCCAGCACTTCGTTCATGTTCATGTTGCTTTGCGTGCCGGAGCCGGTCTGCCAGACCGACAGCGGGAATTCCAGCGGATGCTTGCCGGCGATGACTTCGTCGGCGGCGGCAACGATGCCTTCCGCCTTTTTTGCGTCGAGCTTGCCGAGGTCGCGGTTGACCGTCGCGCAGGCGCGCTTGACTGCCGCCAGCGCGACGATCAGTTCGGCCGGCATGCGTTCGGTGGAAATATGGAAATGGTGCAGCGAGCGTTGCGTTTGCGCGCCCCACAAACGATCGTCAGGCACCTCGATGGGGCCGAAGGTGTCGCGTTCAATTCGATGTTTCATGATGCTTCTTCTCCGCAGGAAATATGGTTCCGTGGAACCGCTACATCTCGTACGGCTCTGGCGCACGCTGCCGGCTTGAGCGATAGGAGACAACAAGAACTGATTGCATCAGTATCCGCGCAATTGCCGGCGGATGCTGATGCAATACGTCCTAGGGCTTGCGGGATGCGGGATCCGGGAGCAGACAGGCGTCAATCACCTGCAGGTTGTTGTCTTTGGCGAAATTCAGGACGAAATGATAAGCCAGCGGCTCAAGCGCACGCAGCGCTTCGTTGACGACGACCGAGCGGACGCCGTTGATCATGGTCGGCAATACGTAGGGGGAATACTGCAGGTGAGCATTGCGGCCGCCCGAACCTTCGGGGCGGAAACAGGACATGACGCCGCACAGACGTTCGGCCCAGTCGCTGGGCCGGAACTGCTTCCCATCCTGGGTCAGACCCATGATGATGAATTCTTGTGCCGGCTCGTTGGTGGTATTGATGGGATCTGCCATGCGTGCAATTCGTTCTCTGGCGTTTGCCACATAAATGGCTTCCTGCCTCTTGGGAGGGAAGCCGACGAAACCCAAGTATTATATCTTATAGAAGACTTGAGATACACCACTATCTGGACAACCGGGGCGGCCCGCAAAAACCTTGCCTTGCGGGCAATACCGGTTTCATGTCAGCCCGCCCTGCCTTGCCTTGCCTCGCCTCTACCCCAGCCAGACCGCCACCGACAACAGCAGCAACAGGAACATCCACAGCAATATGGCGCGCCAGACCAGGCCGACCGTGCTTTGCAAGGTGCGCGGCGAAGGCGGATCGCCCGGGAAGCCATCGGTCGACTCCAGCGTCGAATCGACGGTCGCGGCATCGATCGGCAACACGCCCGAGGCGGATTCCGCCGGCGTGCCGAAACGTACCCCCATGGCGCCGCCACCAGCCGAGAGGATGATGCCGACGGCTTCGTCGGTCCAGCGATCGGCGAAATTGCGCCAGGCGTAGATCGCATCTTCGAAATTGCCGACCACCGCAAACGCCGCCGCAGTGAAACGCGCCGGAATCCAGTCGATCCAGTAGAACGCGCGTTCGGCGAAGCGGCCGAAGACTTCCTGCTTCATGTGATCCGGCTCGTTCCAGGCGCGCGCCAGGTATTCCGATACGCGGTACATCACGGCCAGGGCCGGACCGACCGGCATCAGGAACCAGAAGAACACCCCGAACACGTGGCGGTGCGTGGTGACCAGCGCTTTTTCGGCGGCGATGCGGGAAATCTCGCTCACGTCGAGGTCGGAAGTGTCTTCCTTGGTCCATTCGGCCAGCAAGGCGCGCGCGGCGACGTCGTCGCCGGTGTTCAGCGCCAGCTGGATCGAGGTGAAATAGTGACTGTAGTGGCGGAAGCCCAGCGTCATGTAGACAATCAGCACGTTCCAGGCCAGCGCCGCCAGCGGGCTGATGCGCAGGCAGACCCAGTAAATCAGGCCGGCCGGCACCGTCAGCGCACCGACCATGACAAACCATCCCAGACGTCCATGATGCGCATGACCGGCGTTGAACCAGTTTTCAATCCGGGCCGCGAAGGATTTGATCCCGGCGTAAATCGGATTGTCCGCCCGCAACG is a window of Herbaspirillum hiltneri N3 DNA encoding:
- a CDS encoding DUF3579 domain-containing protein, with amino-acid sequence MADPINTTNEPAQEFIIMGLTQDGKQFRPSDWAERLCGVMSCFRPEGSGGRNAHLQYSPYVLPTMINGVRSVVVNEALRALEPLAYHFVLNFAKDNNLQVIDACLLPDPASRKP
- a CDS encoding glycine zipper family protein, whose product is MKPIHKTAGTLGAVAALLALGGCVSVPTGPSVMAMPGNGKSYEQFRGEQMQCQQYAQEAIGGQAQSTQNNATNSAAAGTAIGAVAGALIGAASGNAGAGAAIGAGGGLLVGSAAGSNAAAGGNYSMQQRYDMTYSQCMYSKGNQIQTQQAATVYSYHPRRYYYAPPPPPPGYYGPPPGYYGPPPGAY
- the fumC gene encoding class II fumarate hydratase, producing the protein MKHRIERDTFGPIEVPDDRLWGAQTQRSLHHFHISTERMPAELIVALAAVKRACATVNRDLGKLDAKKAEGIVAAADEVIAGKHPLEFPLSVWQTGSGTQSNMNMNEVLANRASELLGGVRGEERKIHPNDDVNQSQSSNDIFPTAMHVAASLAVATHLVPMLHKLRATLERKSEEFKDIVKIGRTHLQDATPLTLGQEFSGYVAQLTHAEMAIISTLNAVSELAAGGTAVGTGLNAHPEFGARVAAELEKHYGFPFKTAPNKFAALASHDALVSAHGALKTLAAALMKIANDVRWLASGPRSGLGEITIPENEPGSSIMPGKVNPTQCEALTMLCAQVFGNDVAINIGGASGNFELNVFKPVIVHNFLQSVRLLADGMDSFDDHCAQGIEANRDRIADLRERSLMLVTALAPHIGYDKAAKIAKQAHHDGTTLKQAALALGYVTEEQFAQWIKPEEMTGPK
- a CDS encoding GFA family protein; this translates as MTEKLYKGSCHCGAVRFEVRTALTPAGRCNCSLCRRKGALMTPMIDVADVNIVSGEESLTLYQFNTRTAKHYFCKHCGIYPFHQTRKASNLWRANVGCLEGVDPYALEASVADGASLSVLEDA
- a CDS encoding response regulator, which codes for MDTNSHILVVDDDREIRTLLAEYLDANGFRTLTATNGADMRKVLDETRVDLIVLDLTLPGEDGLTLCRNLRAQSNVPVIMLTARGEPLDRILGLEMGADDYLAKPFEPRELFARIRSVLRRTLALPPSMMRPEAKTMHFSGWTLDLTARHLLNPEGVVVALSGAEFRMLKVFLDHPNRILNRDQLLELTQGREADPFDRSVDIQISRLRQKLGDDARTPTIIKTIRNEGYVLATAVTSEDAG
- a CDS encoding CobD/CbiB family protein — translated: MTFLSILFALLIEQLKPLRADNPIYAGIKSFAARIENWFNAGHAHHGRLGWFVMVGALTVPAGLIYWVCLRISPLAALAWNVLIVYMTLGFRHYSHYFTSIQLALNTGDDVAARALLAEWTKEDTSDLDVSEISRIAAEKALVTTHRHVFGVFFWFLMPVGPALAVMYRVSEYLARAWNEPDHMKQEVFGRFAERAFYWIDWIPARFTAAAFAVVGNFEDAIYAWRNFADRWTDEAVGIILSAGGGAMGVRFGTPAESASGVLPIDAATVDSTLESTDGFPGDPPSPRTLQSTVGLVWRAILLWMFLLLLLSVAVWLG
- a CDS encoding ATP-binding protein translates to MREFFGSIGNRVFLILLAGILVATVTTTWLASNERRNTMRELRYQHVAERVEQVVQALDPLTPEARDVVLHAADNFGFEAAVVNEVGDTQRPSTSPMADILKSRLGEDRQVVVQRETDCAPRRPRNAPADAPGLNRNERPHSDTCRVIYVSLRDKALLRLRLHMPGDPPALRGRGGMGPPGSPYILLFLVLIAMLAYVVARMAARPIKHLASAATELGRDIDHPPLAEKGPTEIRQAAKAFNAMQMRIRRQIQHRTHMLAAITHDLQTPLTRLRLRLEKVEDKELQQKLVDDLAVMQIMVREGLDLARSMDSSEAMQRLDIDSLLDSVCADASDAGQQVELQGRTRAFVVAQPNALRRCLTNLLDNAFKYGQRAEVSIALDDLLPNRVLIRIRDHGPGIPESQLETVFEPFYRLETSRSRDTGGTGLGLTIARNIAENHGALLDLRNHAKGGLEVLLSLPLKQTKRAR
- the trpS gene encoding tryptophan--tRNA ligase, whose translation is MSLNDSPASATSIVSNKPSTARPIVLTGDRPTGPLHLGHYIGSLVSRVQLQDEASQFLLLADTQAMTDNVGRHQKVTENVVEVALDYLAVGIDPEKSTIFIQSQVTELYELSMHLLNLVTVSRLERNPTIKEEIRLRGFERDIPAGFLTYPVSQAADISAFKATLVPVGNDQLPMIEQTNELVRRFNNVVGKEVLVECKEVLSETGRLPGIDGKAKMSKSLGNAIALGASPAEIKQAVQRMYTDPNHLRVDDPGQVEGNVVFAFLDAFEPDRVALEELKQHYRRGGLGDSVLKRRLEGHLQELLEPIRTRREQWQQDRGEVLAILRRGTERARAAAAQTVSEVRGALGLNYF